In Flavivirga abyssicola, the following are encoded in one genomic region:
- the mraZ gene encoding division/cell wall cluster transcriptional repressor MraZ, which produces MDLITGTYDCKVDAKGRLMMPAAIKKQLSSILPDGFVLRRSVFQKCLELYPMGEWQILMQKMNKLNKFKKKNNDFIRRFTAGAKMVEVDINGRLLIPKDLTVFAGISKNIVVASAINIIEIWDKDLYEQAIDDAAIDFADLAEEVMGQDDDDNGIS; this is translated from the coding sequence TTGGACTTAATAACAGGGACATACGATTGTAAAGTTGATGCAAAAGGAAGGTTGATGATGCCTGCTGCTATAAAAAAGCAGTTGTCTTCTATTCTACCTGACGGTTTTGTATTACGTCGTTCTGTGTTTCAGAAATGCCTGGAGTTGTATCCAATGGGAGAATGGCAGATTTTAATGCAGAAAATGAATAAGCTTAATAAGTTTAAAAAGAAAAACAACGATTTTATTCGCAGGTTTACTGCGGGGGCAAAAATGGTTGAAGTAGACATTAACGGGCGTTTGTTAATTCCAAAAGACTTAACCGTGTTTGCTGGTATTTCGAAAAATATAGTGGTGGCTTCGGCTATAAACATAATCGAAATTTGGGATAAAGATTTATATGAACAAGCTATTGATGATGCGGCTATAGATTTCGCGGATTTAGCAGAAGAAGTAATGGGACAAGACGACGATGACAATGGAATATCATAA
- a CDS encoding alpha/beta fold hydrolase: MMYRLKKEKEYNYLEAGEGTPIIVLHGLMGGLSNFNAVSDFFSEKDYKIIIPELPIYTMSLLKTNVKSFAKYLHDFIEFKGFKDVILLGNSLGGHIGLYHTKLYPEKVKALIITGSSGLYESAMGGGYTKRSDYEVIKKKAQEVFYDPEVATKEIVDEVYETVNDRNKLIKTLAIAKSAIRHNMAKDLPNMNTPTCIIWGKNDNVTPPEVAEEFNELLPDSDLYWIDKCGHAAMMEHPDEFNEVMHEWLNKRGF, from the coding sequence ATGATGTATCGTTTAAAAAAGGAAAAAGAATATAATTACCTTGAAGCTGGAGAAGGCACGCCTATTATAGTATTACACGGCCTTATGGGTGGATTAAGTAATTTTAATGCCGTCTCGGATTTTTTTAGTGAAAAAGACTATAAAATCATTATTCCGGAATTGCCTATCTACACAATGTCTTTGTTAAAAACCAATGTAAAAAGCTTTGCTAAGTATTTACATGATTTTATAGAATTTAAAGGTTTTAAGGACGTTATTTTACTAGGAAATTCGCTTGGCGGACACATCGGTTTATATCACACAAAATTATACCCTGAAAAAGTAAAAGCTCTAATTATTACTGGCAGCTCAGGACTTTATGAGAGCGCCATGGGTGGTGGATATACAAAGCGTAGTGATTATGAAGTGATTAAAAAGAAAGCCCAGGAAGTTTTTTACGATCCTGAAGTGGCCACTAAAGAGATTGTTGATGAAGTTTACGAAACTGTAAACGATCGCAACAAACTTATAAAGACACTTGCCATTGCCAAAAGTGCCATAAGACATAATATGGCAAAAGATTTACCTAATATGAATACACCAACTTGTATTATCTGGGGTAAAAATGACAATGTAACTCCTCCTGAAGTTGCTGAAGAATTTAACGAATTACTACCTGACTCTGACTTGTATTGGATAGACAAATGCGGTCATGCCGCTATGATGGAGCATCCGGATGAATTCAATGAAGTCATGCATGAGTGGTTGAACAAGAGAGGGTTTTAG
- the yihA gene encoding ribosome biogenesis GTP-binding protein YihA/YsxC: MKIKSAEFVMSNSDVAKCPKSMLPEYAFIGRSNVGKSSLINMLTSRKSLAKTSGRPGKTQLINHFLINKNWHLVDLPGYGYARVSKSSKKVFQKFITQYFGLREQLVTAFVLVDIRHNPQPIDLEFMQWLGENGIPFSIIFTKADKLKPKAIDNHVEAYKTILLETWEEMPNYFITSSSKDIGKEDVLGYIDSLNANMITN, from the coding sequence ATGAAGATTAAATCTGCCGAGTTTGTAATGAGCAATTCTGATGTTGCAAAATGCCCAAAAAGCATGTTGCCGGAATATGCTTTTATTGGTAGAAGTAATGTTGGTAAATCATCCCTTATAAACATGTTAACCAGTCGGAAAAGTTTAGCAAAAACGTCTGGTAGACCTGGAAAAACACAACTAATAAACCATTTTTTAATTAATAAAAACTGGCATTTGGTAGATTTACCAGGTTATGGGTATGCGCGTGTTTCAAAAAGCTCTAAAAAAGTATTCCAAAAATTTATAACGCAATATTTTGGCTTACGTGAACAGCTTGTCACGGCATTTGTTTTAGTAGATATTAGACATAACCCACAACCTATAGATTTAGAATTTATGCAATGGCTGGGTGAAAATGGGATACCATTTTCTATTATTTTTACTAAAGCGGATAAGCTAAAGCCAAAAGCGATTGACAATCACGTGGAAGCTTACAAAACGATTCTTTTAGAAACTTGGGAAGAAATGCCAAACTACTTTATAACCTCTTCTTCTAAAGATATTGGTAAAGAGGATGTTTTAGGGTATATAGATTCTTTGAATGCCAATATGATAACGAATTAG
- a CDS encoding ABC transporter permease → MSHKSSSLKQLALQKFKKNFWGVFSFYFIVFVGLVSVFAYVFAPDDSQYANQMHLSIHSKKPGFKIEILTIPSQLENHQSWLSKVFFGKKNTDTEVPISKYSIKENLLMYKEYAADGLEGVEKTIPLSLFPNGKTDHYIKEKAFPFGTDKYGRDLLSRVLVGARISFFIGFVAVFISLLIGVFMGSVAGYFGGKVDAVIMWIINVTWSIPTLLLVIAITLALGKGFWQVFIAVGLTMWVEVARVVRGQIISAKEMQYVTAARALGFNDFRIITKHILPNIMAPVIVISAANFAGAILIESGLSFLGIGAQPPMSSWGAMIKDHYNYIILGKPYLAIIPGLCIMSLVMAFMLIGNALRDALDVKN, encoded by the coding sequence ATGAGTCATAAATCAAGCTCATTAAAACAGTTAGCGCTCCAAAAGTTTAAAAAGAACTTTTGGGGCGTTTTTAGTTTTTACTTTATCGTATTCGTAGGCTTAGTGTCTGTATTTGCTTATGTTTTTGCGCCAGATGATTCGCAGTATGCAAACCAAATGCATTTGTCAATTCATTCTAAGAAGCCAGGTTTTAAAATTGAAATCCTAACCATTCCATCGCAATTAGAAAATCATCAAAGTTGGTTGAGTAAAGTATTTTTCGGAAAGAAAAATACCGATACCGAAGTTCCTATTTCAAAATATTCGATAAAAGAAAATCTGTTAATGTATAAAGAATATGCAGCAGATGGTTTAGAAGGTGTTGAAAAAACAATCCCATTAAGTCTATTTCCAAATGGTAAAACAGATCATTACATAAAAGAAAAAGCCTTTCCTTTTGGTACAGATAAATATGGCAGGGATTTGTTAAGTCGTGTATTGGTTGGCGCCAGAATTTCTTTTTTTATAGGATTTGTGGCCGTTTTTATTTCGTTACTAATTGGAGTTTTTATGGGCAGTGTTGCAGGCTATTTTGGAGGAAAAGTTGATGCTGTTATTATGTGGATTATTAATGTTACTTGGTCCATTCCAACCTTATTGCTGGTTATTGCTATAACACTGGCTTTAGGCAAAGGCTTTTGGCAAGTGTTTATTGCTGTAGGACTTACTATGTGGGTTGAAGTGGCTAGAGTAGTGCGTGGTCAAATAATTAGTGCCAAAGAAATGCAATATGTAACGGCAGCAAGAGCTTTAGGGTTTAACGATTTTAGAATTATTACCAAGCATATTTTGCCCAATATAATGGCACCAGTTATTGTGATTTCGGCAGCTAATTTTGCAGGAGCTATTTTAATAGAAAGCGGTCTTAGTTTTTTAGGTATTGGAGCGCAACCGCCCATGTCAAGTTGGGGCGCCATGATTAAAGATCACTATAATTATATTATACTAGGAAAACCGTATTTAGCTATTATACCGGGACTTTGTATTATGAGTTTGGTAATGGCGTTTATGTTGATTGGCAATGCACTTAGGGATGCATTGGATGTTAAGAATTAG
- a CDS encoding carboxy terminal-processing peptidase, which translates to MKRNYKILSLLLLFAFGSCSFTTKKFSNPDKDKLLIQIITFVLEQGHFDPIAMNDNFSAELFTDYIEILDPVKRYFHESDYKEFEKYKYFLDNQLKATEITFFNVVNKRMLERIEESKGIYKEVLSEPFDYNIDEEFDTNYENSKFVNSRKEMKERWRKQLKFSTLSNYDDLIEQEKQAKEKDPSYVMKTDAQIEKESRDATLKSIDIYFNDNIDDLQREDWFAIYVNTIVEEFDPHTYYLAPRGKEDFDQRMSGKLEGIGARLQKRMDYIKIVELISGGPAWRSKKLEVEDVILKVKQEDEEFPVNIVGMRINDAIKYIKGPKGTKVTLTIKKVDGTVKDIDIVRDVVELVETYAKSSIVNKGDKKFGVINLPAFYVDFKDYENINAAMDVKNEIERLKSEGMEGLVLDLRNNGGGSLPAVVDMAGLFIKEGPIVQVRSTGEAKEVLKDMDKSISWDGPLVVLVNEISASASEIMAAAMQDYKRAIIIGSKQTYGKGTVQNVINLNKMLRSNTSGDLGALALTTQKYYRINGGSVQLEGVKSDVRVPGRFSFIDVGEKDKENPLPWDEIDAADYTPWEYYFDYNETVKRSKERMVNNEQLKLIEENAKWVKNKIDETVYSLNYKKYKAKLDLNEEESEKFKAISEYQTNLTFKSHSYEMSLFQKDTTDLKEKRERWHQSLSQDVYIEEALNVLEDLKMSYPIKKVASTVVRK; encoded by the coding sequence ATGAAAAGGAATTATAAAATTTTGTCTCTCTTATTGCTGTTTGCATTTGGATCTTGCAGTTTTACTACTAAAAAATTCAGTAATCCAGATAAAGATAAGCTACTAATACAAATCATAACATTTGTTTTAGAGCAGGGCCATTTTGACCCTATTGCGATGAATGACAATTTTTCAGCGGAGTTGTTTACAGATTATATTGAAATACTAGACCCGGTGAAGCGTTATTTTCATGAGTCTGATTATAAGGAATTTGAAAAATATAAGTATTTTCTAGATAACCAGCTCAAGGCTACAGAAATTACATTTTTCAATGTTGTAAATAAGCGTATGTTAGAGCGTATAGAAGAATCAAAAGGAATTTATAAAGAAGTTTTATCTGAACCTTTTGATTATAATATTGATGAAGAATTCGATACAAATTACGAGAATAGTAAGTTTGTAAACAGTAGAAAAGAAATGAAAGAGCGTTGGAGAAAACAACTTAAATTCTCAACACTTTCTAATTATGATGATTTAATAGAACAAGAAAAACAGGCAAAAGAAAAAGATCCGTCTTATGTAATGAAGACAGATGCCCAAATTGAAAAAGAATCTCGTGATGCCACATTAAAATCTATTGATATTTATTTTAATGATAATATTGACGATTTACAACGTGAAGATTGGTTCGCTATTTATGTCAATACTATTGTTGAAGAGTTTGATCCGCATACATATTATTTAGCGCCTAGAGGTAAAGAAGATTTTGATCAACGTATGTCTGGTAAATTAGAAGGTATAGGAGCTAGGTTGCAAAAAAGAATGGACTATATAAAAATAGTAGAACTTATTTCTGGAGGTCCGGCCTGGAGAAGTAAAAAACTAGAGGTTGAAGATGTTATTTTGAAAGTAAAGCAAGAAGATGAAGAGTTTCCTGTAAATATAGTTGGTATGCGAATAAACGATGCTATTAAATATATTAAAGGGCCTAAGGGTACTAAAGTAACATTGACTATTAAAAAAGTAGATGGAACTGTTAAAGATATTGATATAGTAAGAGATGTTGTGGAGTTGGTTGAAACTTATGCCAAATCTTCAATAGTAAACAAAGGCGACAAAAAATTTGGAGTTATAAATTTACCAGCTTTTTATGTGGATTTTAAAGACTATGAAAATATAAATGCAGCTATGGATGTAAAAAATGAAATTGAGCGTTTAAAATCTGAAGGGATGGAAGGCTTAGTTTTAGATTTGCGTAACAATGGAGGTGGTTCACTGCCAGCAGTTGTAGATATGGCTGGTTTGTTTATAAAAGAAGGGCCAATAGTACAAGTACGTTCTACAGGTGAGGCTAAGGAAGTCTTAAAAGATATGGATAAATCAATTTCTTGGGATGGACCTTTGGTTGTTTTAGTTAATGAAATATCAGCGTCTGCTTCCGAAATTATGGCGGCTGCAATGCAGGACTATAAACGCGCTATTATTATTGGTAGTAAGCAAACGTATGGTAAAGGAACTGTTCAAAATGTTATTAATTTAAATAAGATGTTAAGGAGTAATACCAGTGGGGATTTAGGAGCTCTAGCTTTAACAACCCAAAAGTATTATAGGATTAATGGAGGATCAGTTCAGCTTGAAGGTGTTAAAAGTGACGTGAGAGTGCCTGGACGTTTTAGTTTTATTGATGTTGGTGAAAAAGATAAGGAAAACCCATTGCCATGGGATGAAATTGATGCTGCAGATTATACACCTTGGGAATACTATTTTGATTATAATGAAACCGTAAAAAGGAGTAAAGAACGTATGGTAAATAATGAACAGTTGAAGCTTATTGAAGAAAATGCTAAATGGGTAAAAAATAAAATAGATGAAACTGTTTATTCTTTGAATTATAAAAAGTATAAGGCTAAGTTGGATTTAAATGAAGAAGAATCTGAAAAGTTTAAAGCGATTTCTGAATATCAGACAAATTTAACGTTTAAATCGCACAGCTATGAGATGTCTCTTTTTCAAAAAGATACTACAGACTTAAAAGAGAAGCGCGAGCGTTGGCACCAGAGTTTAAGTCAAGATGTTTATATTGAAGAAGCACTTAATGTATTAGAGGATTTAAAAATGTCTTACCCTATTAAAAAAGTAGCATCTACAGTAGTAAGAAAATAA
- the surE gene encoding 5'/3'-nucleotidase SurE has protein sequence MTEKPLILVTNDDGISAPGIRTLISIMNTIGEVVVVAPDSPQSGMGHAITLDSTLYAERVYMDDGPQIEYSCSGTPADCVKLAIRELLDRKPDLCVSGINHGSNSSINVIYSGTMSAAIEAGIEGIPAIGFSLLDYTWNAHFEASKSYVKTITEQLLNNGLPNDIVLNVNIPNILKEDIKGIKICRQAKANWVEEFDKRKTPQGKDYYWLSGKFVNLDGGEDTDEWALEQGYVSVVPIQFDLTAHQFIKTLKTWNLND, from the coding sequence ATGACAGAAAAACCACTCATATTAGTTACGAACGACGATGGCATAAGCGCTCCAGGTATTAGAACATTAATTTCGATTATGAATACTATTGGCGAAGTTGTAGTCGTTGCTCCGGATAGTCCACAAAGCGGCATGGGACATGCTATCACATTAGACTCAACACTTTATGCCGAACGTGTTTACATGGATGACGGCCCACAAATTGAATACAGCTGTTCTGGAACACCTGCTGATTGTGTAAAATTAGCTATTAGAGAGTTATTAGATCGAAAACCAGACCTCTGTGTTTCTGGTATTAATCACGGCTCGAATTCATCTATAAATGTTATTTATTCCGGCACTATGAGTGCAGCTATTGAAGCTGGTATTGAAGGAATTCCTGCTATTGGTTTTTCTTTACTTGATTATACATGGAATGCTCATTTTGAGGCATCAAAATCATATGTAAAAACGATTACTGAACAACTTTTAAATAATGGTTTACCTAACGATATTGTGCTTAATGTTAACATCCCTAATATTTTAAAAGAAGACATAAAAGGTATTAAAATATGCAGACAGGCTAAAGCAAATTGGGTTGAAGAATTTGATAAACGTAAAACCCCACAAGGGAAAGATTATTATTGGCTTTCGGGAAAATTTGTTAATTTAGATGGTGGCGAGGATACCGACGAATGGGCACTAGAGCAAGGGTACGTTTCTGTTGTTCCTATTCAATTTGATTTAACAGCACATCAATTCATTAAAACTTTAAAGACTTGGAATTTAAATGATTAA
- the lpxB gene encoding lipid-A-disaccharide synthase codes for MKYYILAGEASGDLHGSNLMKALLKKDVHADIRFWGGDLMQAVGGTLVKHYKERAFMGFSEVIMNLSKIFKLISFCKSDIKTFNPDVIVFIDNSGFNLRIAKWAKLQNFKTNYYISPQVWASRAGRVKAIKRDIDAMYVILPFVKPFYKKYGYDVTFVGHPLIDAITNREQIDEFEFRDSYNLGNKPIIALLPGSRKQEITKMLSVMLSLVDDFPDYQFVIAGAPSQDYSFYETFIKSYDVKFISNKTYDLLSVSNAALVTSGTATLETALFKVPQVVCYKGSALSYQIAKRIITLKFISLVNLVMDKEVVTELIQNNFNKKRLKLELDKILNPDVRHTIFLEYYELEKALGGKGASEKTAQLIYDALRA; via the coding sequence ATGAAATATTACATTCTAGCCGGAGAAGCATCAGGAGATTTACATGGCTCTAACTTGATGAAAGCATTACTAAAAAAAGATGTTCATGCAGACATTAGATTTTGGGGAGGCGATCTTATGCAAGCTGTGGGTGGTACTTTGGTAAAGCACTACAAAGAACGTGCGTTTATGGGGTTCTCTGAAGTTATTATGAATCTATCTAAAATTTTCAAACTCATTTCATTTTGTAAAAGCGACATAAAGACTTTCAATCCAGATGTTATTGTTTTTATTGACAATTCGGGATTTAATTTACGCATAGCAAAATGGGCAAAACTCCAAAATTTTAAAACTAATTATTATATTTCTCCTCAGGTTTGGGCTTCAAGAGCTGGTAGAGTAAAAGCTATAAAACGCGATATTGATGCTATGTACGTTATCCTACCCTTTGTAAAACCTTTTTACAAAAAGTATGGCTATGATGTAACGTTTGTTGGGCACCCATTAATTGATGCTATTACTAATCGCGAACAAATTGATGAATTTGAATTTCGAGACTCTTATAATTTAGGCAATAAACCTATTATTGCACTCTTACCGGGAAGTAGAAAACAAGAAATAACGAAAATGCTTTCGGTGATGTTAAGCCTAGTCGATGATTTTCCAGATTATCAGTTTGTAATTGCCGGTGCTCCCAGTCAAGATTATAGTTTTTATGAAACTTTTATAAAATCTTACGACGTAAAGTTTATCTCCAATAAAACTTATGATTTACTAAGTGTCTCTAATGCTGCTTTAGTAACATCCGGGACAGCTACATTAGAAACTGCTCTTTTTAAAGTACCTCAGGTCGTATGTTATAAAGGAAGCGCTCTTTCTTATCAAATTGCAAAGCGAATCATTACTTTGAAATTTATTTCGTTAGTTAATTTGGTTATGGATAAGGAAGTGGTTACTGAACTTATCCAAAATAATTTCAACAAAAAAAGATTGAAATTAGAGCTTGACAAAATTTTAAATCCTGATGTACGCCACACCATATTTCTAGAATATTATGAGCTGGAAAAAGCTTTAGGCGGAAAAGGTGCCAGTGAAAAAACGGCTCAGTTGATTTATGATGCACTAAGGGCATAA
- a CDS encoding C40 family peptidase codes for MKKTILILLMIIGFTSCKSSKRARNKKEASTTVISKKNRKEAVAYKAKDKKKLSKADHIIDYAKQFEGVRYKWGGTTKSGMDCSGLVFKSFESHDIILPRISRDMAKKGNKIPLRKAQEGDLLFFKTSKNRRHRINHVGLIIKSKAGDISFIHATSTKGVIVSKLSESYWKSTFVEVRKIL; via the coding sequence ATGAAAAAAACAATCTTGATTCTTTTAATGATTATAGGCTTTACTAGCTGTAAATCTTCAAAACGGGCTAGAAATAAAAAAGAAGCTTCAACAACGGTCATAAGTAAAAAGAACAGAAAAGAAGCAGTTGCCTACAAAGCCAAAGACAAGAAAAAGCTATCCAAAGCTGATCATATTATAGACTACGCAAAGCAATTTGAAGGTGTTCGCTACAAATGGGGAGGCACTACGAAATCCGGAATGGATTGTTCTGGATTGGTTTTTAAGTCGTTCGAATCACATGACATCATATTACCTAGAATATCTAGAGATATGGCGAAAAAAGGCAATAAAATTCCACTTAGAAAAGCGCAGGAAGGTGATTTACTTTTCTTTAAAACCAGTAAAAACAGAAGACACCGTATTAATCATGTTGGCCTAATTATAAAGTCTAAAGCTGGAGACATCTCTTTTATACATGCCACTTCCACTAAAGGGGTTATTGTTTCTAAACTTTCAGAAAGCTATTGGAAATCAACCTTTGTGGAAGTACGTAAAATATTGTAA
- a CDS encoding ComEC/Rec2 family competence protein — translation MQLLNFTIIKLTICLVIGIAIGYFFSIPLHFSLYLTASFFAILSVFYFTVKKKIDQTNWFGLLSFLTMVSIGILTVNFHNEKNFSDHYANQISIENDTIKTITFRIRDVLKSDNFYDKYVIDLIEIDGNKVSGRSLINIQKDASQTALKVDDIFISKIVFKSLNKPLNPHQFNYKNYLKNKYIYHQIFSSYPSLLQVSSKTHTLFGFANNIREHINSKLKSHHFKPDELAIINALLLGQRQTISKTVYSNYTNAGAIHILAVSGLHVGIILIILGLVLKPIESFKHGKLVKTILLVVLLWCFAFIAGLSASVTRAITMFSIIAIASNLKRPTNIYNTLAISIFILLLFKPMFLFDVGFQLSYLAVFAIVTVDPLIYKRWKPKYKILDFYWHTFTVTLSAQLGVIPISLYYFHQFPGLFFISNLVIIPFLGFILGLGILIILLAILGVLPEILANTYSQMISIMNDFIAWVSRQSFFLLKDIAFDLSYVIASYLVIISFIGLLKKWRYSNFKYLLITVIIFQSVAIYSKYNKPTNEFIVFHKNRHSLIGNTTGNNFLVASDSDSLSQAANNIIKNYTVANYINDIKKDFLQSIYLLKHKRLLIIDSLGVYNIKSFEPDYLLLRRSPKINLNRLIDSIKPKYIIADGSNYKSYMKSWETICKKRAVPFHQTSKEGAFIIRY, via the coding sequence GTGCAATTACTGAATTTTACAATAATTAAGTTAACGATTTGCCTAGTTATAGGCATTGCTATTGGTTACTTTTTTAGCATTCCCTTACATTTTTCTTTATACCTAACAGCTTCGTTTTTTGCTATCTTATCCGTCTTTTACTTTACCGTAAAAAAGAAAATAGACCAGACCAATTGGTTTGGGTTACTTTCTTTTTTAACGATGGTTAGTATAGGTATATTAACTGTAAATTTTCATAATGAAAAAAACTTTTCTGATCATTATGCAAATCAAATTTCAATAGAAAATGATACGATTAAAACGATTACATTTAGAATTAGAGATGTTTTAAAATCTGATAATTTCTATGATAAATATGTTATTGATCTTATAGAAATTGACGGAAACAAGGTAAGCGGTAGATCCCTTATAAATATTCAAAAAGATGCATCACAAACTGCTTTAAAAGTTGATGATATATTTATAAGCAAAATAGTCTTTAAGAGTTTAAATAAACCATTAAACCCTCATCAATTTAATTATAAAAACTATTTAAAGAATAAATACATTTACCATCAAATATTTAGCTCTTATCCATCACTTTTACAGGTAAGTTCTAAAACACATACGCTATTTGGTTTTGCTAACAATATTCGCGAACACATCAATTCAAAATTAAAATCTCATCATTTTAAACCAGACGAACTTGCCATAATTAATGCTTTATTATTGGGACAACGGCAAACCATTAGTAAAACGGTTTATTCTAATTATACAAACGCAGGCGCCATACATATTTTGGCTGTATCCGGGTTGCATGTTGGTATTATTTTAATTATTCTAGGCCTGGTACTCAAACCTATCGAAAGCTTTAAACATGGAAAACTTGTAAAAACAATTTTACTGGTAGTGCTTTTGTGGTGCTTTGCCTTTATTGCTGGTTTGTCGGCATCTGTAACCAGAGCGATCACTATGTTTAGCATTATAGCAATAGCTTCAAACCTAAAAAGACCTACCAACATATACAACACCTTAGCTATTTCTATATTTATACTTTTGCTTTTTAAACCCATGTTTTTATTTGATGTTGGTTTCCAGTTAAGTTATTTGGCTGTTTTTGCTATTGTTACTGTTGACCCACTCATTTATAAACGGTGGAAACCAAAATATAAAATATTAGATTTTTACTGGCATACATTCACTGTTACACTTTCTGCTCAATTGGGAGTAATCCCGATAAGCCTATACTATTTTCATCAATTTCCGGGTTTGTTTTTTATATCCAACTTAGTAATCATCCCTTTTTTAGGATTTATTTTAGGTTTGGGAATACTTATTATTCTATTAGCTATTTTGGGTGTACTTCCAGAAATTTTAGCAAATACATACAGTCAAATGATAAGTATAATGAATGATTTTATTGCCTGGGTTTCTAGACAAAGTTTCTTTTTACTTAAAGATATTGCTTTTGATCTTTCGTATGTTATTGCTTCCTACTTAGTTATTATTTCTTTTATAGGACTTCTAAAAAAATGGCGTTATTCTAATTTTAAGTATTTGCTAATTACTGTCATAATTTTTCAAAGTGTTGCTATTTACTCAAAATATAATAAGCCTACAAATGAGTTTATCGTTTTTCATAAAAACAGGCATAGTCTTATTGGCAATACCACAGGTAACAACTTTTTAGTCGCTTCTGATTCTGACAGTTTATCGCAAGCAGCCAACAACATCATAAAAAATTATACTGTTGCCAATTATATCAATGACATAAAAAAAGACTTCTTGCAGTCTATTTATCTTCTTAAACATAAAAGACTTTTGATTATTGATAGTTTAGGAGTTTACAATATAAAATCATTTGAACCAGATTATCTATTACTAAGACGATCTCCAAAAATAAATTTGAATAGGTTAATTGATTCCATAAAACCAAAATATATCATTGCGGATGGAAGTAATTACAAATCTTACATGAAGAGCTGGGAAACTATTTGTAAGAAAAGAGCAGTTCCTTTTCATCAAACCAGTAAAGAAGGTGCCTTTATTATTCGATATTAA
- a CDS encoding thioredoxin family protein, translating to MKKILLLLAVFITVYTNAQKINWVTFEEAVALQEKTPKKIMMDVYTNWCGPCKLLDKNTFHNKDVVDYVNKNYYAVKFNAEGNEKINYKGKTFSNPNYNPANANRRNSVHELSRYFQVQAYPTIVFIDEKGDVIAPIKGYQTPPQLELYLKMFGKDEHKEIDTQEKFNVYYKAFKPEFKG from the coding sequence ATGAAGAAGATATTGTTATTATTAGCTGTTTTTATAACAGTTTATACAAATGCACAAAAGATTAATTGGGTGACTTTTGAAGAAGCCGTAGCACTTCAAGAGAAAACACCTAAAAAGATTATGATGGATGTTTATACTAATTGGTGTGGTCCTTGTAAACTGTTAGATAAAAATACTTTTCATAATAAAGACGTGGTAGACTATGTAAATAAAAACTATTATGCAGTCAAGTTTAATGCAGAAGGGAATGAGAAGATTAACTATAAAGGGAAAACATTTTCGAACCCTAATTACAACCCAGCAAATGCAAATAGACGAAATTCTGTACATGAATTGTCTCGCTATTTTCAGGTTCAGGCCTATCCAACCATTGTATTTATAGATGAGAAAGGCGATGTAATAGCTCCGATTAAAGGGTATCAAACACCACCTCAACTAGAATTATATCTAAAAATGTTTGGTAAAGACGAGCACAAAGAAATTGATACTCAAGAAAAGTTTAATGTTTACTATAAAGCTTTTAAGCCTGAGTTTAAGGGATAA
- a CDS encoding thioredoxin family protein — protein sequence MKKTIYIFLISIFTTAFVSAQELTWHTDMGKASEFAMQEKKPLLMFFTGSDWCGWCIRLQKEVFQTKEFKKWANENVVLVELDFPKRTPQDDNIRNQNRQLQSMFKVRGYPTIWFVNPEVNSEKQINLRSLGSTGYVAGGPTKWIGKAMSML from the coding sequence ATGAAGAAAACAATTTATATATTTCTTATAAGCATTTTTACAACAGCATTTGTTAGTGCTCAGGAATTAACCTGGCATACAGATATGGGTAAAGCATCAGAATTTGCAATGCAAGAAAAGAAACCACTATTAATGTTTTTTACGGGGTCAGATTGGTGTGGCTGGTGCATACGTTTGCAAAAAGAAGTTTTTCAAACAAAAGAATTTAAAAAATGGGCTAACGAAAATGTTGTACTTGTTGAATTAGATTTTCCGAAAAGAACACCACAAGATGATAATATTAGAAATCAAAATCGTCAATTACAAAGTATGTTCAAGGTAAGAGGCTATCCCACAATTTGGTTTGTTAACCCAGAAGTTAATTCTGAAAAGCAAATTAACTTAAGAAGTCTTGGAAGTACAGGATATGTAGCAGGCGGGCCAACAAAATGGATAGGTAAAGCTATGTCTATGCTGTAG